The following coding sequences lie in one Bacteroidota bacterium genomic window:
- a CDS encoding acyl-CoA dehydrogenase, whose product MEAPTMVPATADVSAGLTLPDFMDRYREALQRMFRSRADADALALDRGLPAFVMREVFACDPLSVFIPREYGGRGGEVREGQSVLEASSYESLGLGLTVGINGALFLQPLAKYGQDEAKAAVFQRFLRDKALGGLMITEPGYGSDALNMKTAYTETDEGYHLRGTKHWGGLTGWADFWLVTARRRGETGDLGRDIDFFLCDENAPEQGIAVEEFYENLGLYMIRYGRNRIDARVPRTHKLEPHTTGIKMMLDVLHRSRTQFPGMGMGFIKRMLDEALDHCKERLVSNKRLFDYDQVRSRIARMQTQYTAVSAMCLYASENAGIDRDMSKDAVQANAIKTVCTDMMQSAAQSLLQLTGAKGYRLDHIAGRGVVDSRPFQIFEGSNDILYQQVTEAAMKGMRRIKETNLYRYLKQDDLTARAADYVRDALDFDLDTQLPQRKLVELGQALSRVVSMDLTIELGTRGFRGDLVSNALTTLKQDVEGLMTTVRQSKLAEVVEEYKEESGWLGFVKPKLA is encoded by the coding sequence ATGGAAGCTCCCACGATGGTCCCCGCCACCGCTGACGTTTCGGCCGGCCTGACGCTCCCGGATTTCATGGACCGGTACCGCGAAGCGCTGCAGCGCATGTTCCGCAGCCGCGCCGACGCCGACGCCCTCGCGCTCGACCGAGGGCTGCCGGCCTTCGTCATGCGCGAGGTCTTCGCCTGCGACCCGCTCTCGGTCTTCATCCCCCGCGAGTACGGGGGGCGCGGCGGCGAGGTCCGCGAGGGCCAGAGCGTCCTCGAAGCCTCGTCGTACGAATCGCTCGGGCTCGGCCTGACGGTCGGCATCAACGGGGCGCTGTTCCTCCAGCCGCTCGCTAAGTACGGGCAGGACGAGGCCAAGGCCGCCGTCTTCCAGCGCTTCCTGCGCGACAAGGCCCTCGGTGGGCTGATGATCACCGAGCCGGGGTACGGCTCGGACGCGCTCAACATGAAGACGGCTTACACCGAGACCGACGAGGGCTACCACCTGCGCGGCACGAAGCACTGGGGCGGCCTCACCGGCTGGGCCGACTTCTGGCTCGTCACCGCCCGCCGCCGCGGCGAGACCGGCGACCTCGGCCGCGACATCGACTTCTTCCTCTGCGACGAGAACGCCCCCGAGCAGGGGATCGCGGTCGAGGAGTTCTACGAGAACCTCGGGCTCTACATGATCCGCTACGGGCGCAACCGGATCGACGCCCGCGTCCCCAGGACCCACAAGCTGGAGCCGCACACGACCGGCATCAAGATGATGCTCGACGTGCTCCACCGCAGCCGGACCCAGTTCCCCGGCATGGGCATGGGCTTCATCAAGCGGATGCTGGACGAGGCCCTGGACCACTGCAAGGAGCGCCTCGTGAGCAACAAGCGCCTCTTCGACTACGACCAGGTCCGCTCGCGGATCGCCCGGATGCAGACCCAGTACACGGCGGTCTCCGCGATGTGCCTCTACGCGAGCGAGAACGCGGGCATCGACCGCGACATGTCGAAGGACGCCGTCCAGGCCAACGCCATCAAGACCGTCTGCACGGACATGATGCAGAGCGCGGCCCAGTCGCTCCTCCAACTCACCGGGGCGAAGGGCTACCGGCTCGACCACATCGCCGGGCGCGGCGTCGTCGACAGCCGCCCGTTCCAGATCTTCGAGGGCTCGAACGACATCCTCTACCAGCAGGTCACCGAGGCCGCGATGAAGGGGATGCGCCGGATCAAGGAGACCAACCTCTACCGGTACCTTAAGCAGGACGACCTCACCGCCCGCGCCGCCGACTACGTCCGCGACGCGCTCGACTTCGACCTCGACACGCAGCTTCCGCAGCGCAAGCTCGTCGAACTCGGCCAGGCCCTGAGCCGCGTCGTCTCGATGGACCTCACGATCGAGCTCGGCACGCGCGGC
- a CDS encoding glycoside hydrolase codes for MLLAACADAPADTPSPTPDLRPASLERAPRIQGVTLDARRTPPRTWLPGLAELGATHAAVIPFAFQRHAGDPALRTNYDADWYTEGQAGIRALAQQADSLGMHLVIKPQVWLRGSWSAEIDFATEAAWAAWEARYRDYALYYARLSAAIGAPLFVIGTELALAVRTREAFWRSLIAEIRTVYDGELTYAANWYDDAEHVPFWDALDYVGVQAYFPISEADDPGIDTLRAGWKPHKEILRALHTRTGKPVLFTEIGYRDVSFAAARPWEWPERRALAAETDEALQARLYTAFFEEVWPEPWFAGAILWKWYPPSGRSHAGDFTPQGKQAEAVIREAFRSGGAEARESGSTPD; via the coding sequence TTGCTCCTCGCAGCCTGCGCCGATGCGCCGGCCGACACCCCGAGCCCGACCCCAGACCTCCGCCCAGCCTCGCTAGAGCGCGCGCCGCGCATCCAGGGCGTCACGCTCGACGCCCGACGCACGCCGCCTCGGACGTGGCTACCCGGGCTTGCGGAACTCGGCGCGACGCACGCGGCCGTGATCCCGTTTGCCTTCCAGCGCCACGCTGGCGACCCGGCCCTGCGCACCAACTACGACGCCGACTGGTACACCGAGGGGCAGGCCGGCATCCGCGCTCTCGCCCAGCAGGCCGACTCGCTCGGGATGCACCTCGTCATCAAGCCGCAGGTCTGGCTGCGCGGCTCGTGGTCGGCGGAGATCGACTTCGCGACCGAGGCAGCGTGGGCGGCATGGGAGGCCCGGTACCGGGACTACGCGCTGTACTACGCCCGCCTGTCGGCAGCAATCGGTGCGCCACTCTTCGTAATCGGGACCGAGCTTGCGCTGGCCGTCCGCACGCGCGAGGCGTTCTGGCGCAGCCTCATCGCGGAGATCCGAACCGTCTACGACGGCGAGTTGACCTACGCCGCCAACTGGTACGACGATGCCGAGCATGTGCCGTTCTGGGACGCGCTCGACTACGTCGGGGTGCAGGCCTACTTCCCGATCTCCGAAGCCGACGACCCGGGAATCGACACGCTCCGCGCCGGATGGAAGCCGCACAAAGAGATACTCCGCGCACTCCACACCCGCACAGGAAAACCGGTCCTCTTCACCGAGATCGGCTACCGGGACGTGAGCTTCGCCGCCGCTCGTCCGTGGGAGTGGCCCGAGCGCCGCGCTCTAGCCGCCGAGACGGACGAGGCCCTCCAGGCCCGGCTCTACACGGCCTTTTTCGAGGAGGTCTGGCCCGAGCCCTGGTTTGCCGGGGCGATCCTGTGGAAATGGTACCCGCCGTCGGGCCGCTCGCACGCGGGCGACTTTACGCCGCAGGGCAAGCAGGCGGAAGCGGTGATCCGCGAGGCGTTTAGGAGTGGAGGAGCAGAAGCGAGGGAGAGCGGAAGCACACCCGACTGA